From one Pseudomonas fluorescens genomic stretch:
- a CDS encoding ArsR/SmtB family transcription factor translates to MNLPVSSIRQEQSDALAALCKAGGDPLRLNVLRALASDSFGVLELAQIFAIGQSGMSHHLKVLAQAGLVATRREGNAIFYRRALPDGLSLGGKLHAALLEEVDGLSLADEVQARIAQVQQRRAATSQDFFLRVEEKFRAQQDLIAGLPQYRESLLALLDKLSFEASADALEVGPGDGEFLPELARRFTRVTALDNSPTMLDLARQVCEREGLANVNLQLADALSATDVEADCVVLNMVLHHFSAPAEALRQLANRVKPGGSLLVTELCSHDQSWAREACGDIWLGFEQDDLARWASAAGLAPGDSLYVGLRNGFQIQVRHFQRPAGDITIGKF, encoded by the coding sequence ATGAACCTACCCGTGTCGTCGATCCGTCAAGAGCAAAGCGATGCGCTGGCTGCCCTGTGCAAAGCCGGCGGCGATCCGCTGCGCCTTAACGTATTGCGCGCACTGGCCAGCGATTCGTTCGGCGTGCTGGAACTGGCGCAGATCTTCGCCATCGGCCAGTCGGGCATGAGCCATCACCTCAAGGTGTTGGCCCAGGCCGGCTTGGTGGCGACCCGTCGCGAGGGCAATGCGATCTTCTACCGCCGCGCCCTGCCCGACGGCCTGAGCCTGGGCGGCAAGCTGCATGCGGCCTTGCTCGAAGAGGTCGACGGGCTGAGCCTGGCCGATGAGGTCCAGGCCCGTATCGCCCAGGTGCAACAACGGCGGGCGGCCACCAGCCAAGACTTTTTCCTGCGTGTCGAAGAGAAATTTCGCGCCCAGCAGGACTTGATCGCCGGCTTGCCGCAATACCGCGAAAGCCTGCTGGCCCTGCTCGACAAACTCAGTTTCGAAGCCAGCGCCGATGCCCTTGAAGTGGGCCCCGGCGATGGCGAATTTCTTCCCGAGCTGGCCCGGCGCTTTACCCGGGTCACTGCCCTGGACAACAGCCCGACCATGCTCGACCTGGCCCGCCAGGTCTGCGAGCGCGAAGGTCTGGCTAATGTGAACCTGCAGTTGGCCGATGCACTCAGTGCAACGGATGTGGAAGCCGACTGCGTAGTGCTGAACATGGTCCTGCACCATTTCAGCGCCCCGGCCGAAGCCCTGCGGCAGCTGGCCAACCGCGTGAAACCAGGCGGAAGCCTGTTGGTAACAGAGTTGTGCAGCCACGACCAGAGCTGGGCCAGAGAGGCCTGTGGCGATATCTGGCTGGGCTTCGAGCAGGACGACCTGGCCCGTTGGGCCAGCGCTGCGGGACTGGCTCCCGGGGACAGCCTCTATGTGGGCTTACGTAATGGTTTCCAGATTCAGGTCCGCCATTTTCAGCGACCGGCTGGCGACATCACCATCGGTAAATTTTAG
- the epd gene encoding erythrose-4-phosphate dehydrogenase produces the protein MPQSRPYKVALNGYGRIGRCVLRALFERGAKAGFEIVALNDLADQASIEYLTRFDSTHGRFPGEVKVDGDCLHINGDCVKVLRSATPEGVDWAALDVDLVLECSGAYNTRADAQRFLDAGAPRVLFSQPMASEADVDATVVYGINQDCLDGTEKLVSNASCTTNCGVPLLRVLDLAFGLEYVSITTIHSAMNDQPVIDAYHHEDLRRTRSAFQSVIPVSTGLARGIERLLPELAGRIQAKAVRVPTVNVSCLDITLQTSRDTTAAEVNRVLREAALSGPLQGLLAYTELPHASCDFNHDPHSAIVDASQTRVSGPRLVNLLAWFDNEWGFANRMLDVADHFLHVVNQTRSTCKQP, from the coding sequence ATGCCCCAATCGCGTCCTTACAAAGTTGCACTCAACGGCTACGGCCGTATTGGTCGTTGCGTCTTGCGCGCACTCTTTGAACGGGGGGCGAAGGCGGGCTTCGAGATCGTTGCACTGAACGACCTGGCCGACCAGGCCAGTATCGAATACCTGACACGCTTCGACTCCACCCACGGGCGTTTCCCCGGCGAGGTGAAGGTCGACGGCGATTGTCTGCATATCAATGGCGACTGCGTGAAGGTCTTGCGCAGTGCCACCCCGGAAGGGGTCGACTGGGCGGCGCTCGACGTCGACCTGGTGCTGGAGTGTTCCGGCGCCTACAACACCCGCGCCGATGCCCAGCGCTTTCTTGACGCCGGTGCGCCACGGGTGCTGTTCTCCCAGCCCATGGCCAGTGAGGCGGATGTCGACGCCACGGTGGTCTACGGCATCAACCAGGATTGCCTGGACGGCACCGAGAAGCTGGTATCCAACGCTTCCTGCACCACCAACTGCGGCGTGCCGCTGCTGCGGGTGCTGGACCTGGCCTTTGGCCTGGAGTACGTGTCGATTACCACCATTCACTCGGCGATGAACGACCAGCCGGTGATCGACGCCTATCACCACGAAGACCTGCGCCGTACCCGTTCGGCGTTCCAGTCGGTGATCCCGGTGTCCACGGGCCTGGCCCGTGGTATCGAACGGCTGCTGCCGGAACTTGCCGGGCGAATTCAGGCCAAAGCCGTACGCGTGCCGACCGTCAACGTGTCGTGCCTGGACATCACCCTGCAGACCTCCCGCGATACCACTGCGGCCGAGGTCAACCGGGTGCTGCGCGAAGCCGCCCTGAGCGGTCCGCTGCAGGGTCTGCTGGCCTACACTGAACTGCCGCACGCCAGTTGTGATTTCAACCATGACCCGCATTCGGCCATTGTCGATGCCAGCCAGACTCGCGTTTCCGGCCCCCGGCTGGTCAACCTGCTGGCCTGGTTCGACAACGAATGGGGTTTTGCCAACCGTATGCTCGACGTTGCCGATCACTTTCTGCACGTCGTCAATCAAACCCGCTCCACTTGTAAACAGCCCTGA
- a CDS encoding c-type cytochrome translates to MLKRLSVVLLACLTLSACGGVDPNSPLGQRKTIFKQMLKTSEDLGGMLRGRLAFDGQKFADGAVKLDNLSREPWKHFPQVREEDDTSARADVWEKQARFQDLARQMEASTAELVAATRTQPLKAAQLAAPMDKVEAACKACHTEFRNH, encoded by the coding sequence ATGCTCAAGCGACTTTCTGTTGTACTGCTGGCGTGTTTGACCCTGAGTGCCTGTGGCGGGGTCGATCCCAACTCGCCACTGGGCCAGCGCAAGACGATCTTCAAGCAAATGCTCAAGACCAGCGAAGACCTGGGCGGCATGCTGCGCGGACGCCTGGCTTTCGATGGGCAGAAGTTCGCCGATGGCGCGGTCAAGCTCGATAACCTGTCCCGGGAACCTTGGAAGCACTTCCCGCAGGTTCGCGAAGAGGATGATACCAGCGCTCGCGCTGATGTCTGGGAGAAGCAGGCACGCTTCCAGGACCTGGCCCGGCAGATGGAAGCCAGCACCGCCGAGCTGGTTGCGGCGACGCGTACCCAGCCGCTCAAGGCGGCCCAGCTGGCTGCGCCGATGGACAAGGTCGAGGCGGCGTGCAAAGCCTGTCATACCGAGTTTCGTAATCACTGA
- the ligB gene encoding NAD-dependent DNA ligase LigB: MLHKPLLFLLLLFWLLPAHAQTCPDWLPIQARAEIRQLQQTLADWDDHYHRQGASLVADELYDQSRTRLSHLQSCFPSLTTPQDNPLKTAVGPLRHPIAHTGLGKLADDAAVKAWLHGKQDLWIQPKVDGVAATLVYRGGKLVQLISRGDGIHGHDWSRHIPALGTLNQQLPEPLDLVLQGELFWRLDGHVQANAGSLNARGNVAGLLARKRISAEQGAVVGLFVWAWPLGPADQRERLKGLSALGFEHSERYSEPLSSFAEAARWREHWYRSPLPFASDGVVLRQGKRPDGRRWQARDPHWITAWKYPFAQALAEVSDVQFNIGRTGRITPVLKIEPVQLDDRQIRQVSLGSFQRWQQLDIRPGDQAAISLAGLTIPRLDDVVHRSVQRLDLKAPDPARYHSLSCWQPSEGCRSQFLARLSWLSGKQGLDMPRLGPGTWEKLIDSGHVRGLGDWLDLQDEDLQSVPGLGERSRQHLLQAFDQARQQPFARWLSALGVPAATPVAADTTWAGLLQRDAEQWLNEPGIGRGRSAQLLAFFRSPEVQIVAEQLRRHTIEGF; encoded by the coding sequence ATGCTGCACAAGCCACTGTTGTTCCTTCTGCTCTTGTTTTGGCTGCTCCCGGCACACGCGCAGACCTGTCCTGACTGGCTGCCTATCCAAGCCCGGGCAGAAATCCGCCAGCTCCAGCAAACCCTCGCTGACTGGGACGACCACTATCACCGTCAGGGCGCCTCGCTGGTCGCTGACGAACTCTACGACCAGAGCCGCACACGCCTGAGCCATCTGCAAAGCTGCTTCCCCTCGCTGACCACGCCGCAGGACAACCCGCTGAAAACCGCCGTCGGCCCCCTGCGTCACCCGATTGCCCATACCGGCCTGGGCAAGCTGGCCGACGATGCCGCAGTCAAAGCCTGGCTGCACGGCAAGCAAGACCTGTGGATTCAACCCAAGGTGGACGGCGTGGCCGCCACCCTGGTCTATCGCGGCGGTAAGCTGGTGCAACTGATCAGCCGCGGCGATGGCATCCATGGCCATGACTGGAGCCGGCACATACCGGCTCTGGGCACACTCAACCAGCAGCTACCCGAGCCCCTCGACCTGGTGCTCCAGGGCGAACTGTTCTGGCGCCTGGACGGCCACGTGCAAGCCAACGCCGGCAGCCTCAACGCCCGCGGCAATGTCGCTGGCCTGCTCGCGCGCAAACGCATCAGTGCCGAACAGGGTGCGGTGGTCGGGTTGTTTGTCTGGGCCTGGCCGCTGGGGCCGGCCGATCAGCGCGAACGACTCAAGGGCCTGAGTGCGTTGGGTTTTGAGCATAGCGAACGCTACAGCGAGCCCTTGAGCAGCTTCGCCGAGGCGGCCAGGTGGCGTGAGCATTGGTACCGCAGCCCGCTGCCGTTCGCCAGCGACGGCGTTGTGCTGCGTCAGGGCAAGCGCCCGGACGGCAGGCGCTGGCAAGCACGCGACCCTCACTGGATAACCGCCTGGAAATACCCCTTTGCCCAGGCCTTGGCTGAAGTCAGTGACGTGCAGTTCAACATTGGCCGCACCGGACGCATCACCCCGGTGCTGAAGATCGAGCCGGTGCAACTGGATGACCGGCAGATCCGCCAGGTCAGCCTCGGCTCCTTTCAACGCTGGCAGCAACTGGATATCCGCCCCGGCGACCAGGCAGCCATCAGCCTGGCCGGGCTGACCATTCCGCGCCTCGATGACGTAGTACACCGCAGCGTTCAACGCCTGGACCTCAAGGCCCCTGACCCTGCCCGCTACCACTCGCTCAGTTGCTGGCAACCAAGCGAAGGCTGCCGCAGCCAGTTCCTCGCCCGCCTCAGCTGGCTCAGCGGCAAGCAAGGCTTGGACATGCCGCGCCTGGGCCCTGGCACCTGGGAAAAACTGATCGACAGCGGGCATGTTCGTGGTCTGGGCGACTGGCTTGATCTGCAGGATGAAGACTTGCAATCGGTACCCGGGCTGGGTGAGCGCAGTCGCCAGCACTTGCTGCAGGCCTTCGACCAGGCTCGCCAGCAGCCCTTCGCTCGCTGGCTCAGTGCCCTGGGCGTTCCAGCCGCAACGCCCGTGGCTGCGGATACCACCTGGGCAGGCCTGCTCCAGCGCGATGCCGAGCAGTGGCTGAACGAACCGGGCATTGGTCGCGGGCGCAGTGCTCAATTGCTGGCATTTTTCCGCTCGCCGGAGGTGCAGATAGTGGCCGAACAATTGCGCAGACACACAATCGAGGGTTTCTAA
- a CDS encoding MliC family protein: MKAVAALMALAVLGGCASLKPAPTPTDNWTRWVCDSQAEVLWRFTDSSQQDVDVRLGGGDQVYRLKPEPSGSGALYSDGVLAFHSKGDEGLVYWVATNDLIGRGCKAP, encoded by the coding sequence ATGAAAGCGGTAGCGGCCTTGATGGCCCTGGCAGTACTCGGTGGTTGTGCAAGCCTCAAGCCTGCGCCAACCCCGACCGACAACTGGACCCGTTGGGTCTGTGACAGCCAGGCCGAAGTGCTTTGGCGCTTTACCGATAGCAGCCAGCAGGACGTGGACGTACGCCTGGGTGGCGGCGACCAGGTCTACCGGCTCAAGCCGGAGCCCAGTGGCTCGGGTGCGTTGTACAGCGATGGAGTGCTGGCGTTCCACAGCAAGGGTGACGAAGGCCTGGTGTACTGGGTCGCCACCAACGATTTGATAGGGCGGGGCTGCAAGGCGCCGTGA
- a CDS encoding DUF1090 domain-containing protein: protein MKLLSPLALFTACSLLATPLLAAEQQPGLTGCAAKKQAISEQIEQARAHGNSDQQAGLEKALSEVTEHCTDASLRKEREQKVLDARHEVNQRTKDLDKAMKKGDAEKINKRKDKLAESKKELQEALDVLEK, encoded by the coding sequence ATGAAACTGCTTTCCCCGCTTGCCCTGTTCACCGCCTGTTCACTCCTGGCCACGCCCTTGCTGGCTGCCGAACAACAGCCAGGCCTGACCGGTTGCGCAGCCAAGAAGCAAGCTATCAGCGAACAGATCGAACAGGCTCGTGCCCATGGCAACAGCGATCAGCAAGCCGGCCTGGAAAAAGCCCTCAGCGAAGTGACCGAGCACTGCACCGACGCCAGTCTGCGCAAAGAGCGCGAACAAAAAGTCCTCGATGCCCGCCACGAAGTGAACCAACGCACCAAGGACCTGGACAAGGCCATGAAGAAAGGTGACGCCGAGAAGATCAACAAGCGCAAGGACAAGCTGGCCGAGTCCAAGAAGGAACTGCAAGAAGCCCTGGATGTGCTGGAGAAGTAA
- a CDS encoding phosphoglycerate kinase, with the protein MTVLKMTDLDLQGKRVLIREDLNVPVKDGVVASDARILASLPTIKLALEKGAAVMVCSHLGRPSEGEFSAENSLKPVAEYLSKALGRDVPLVADYLEGVEIKAGDIVLFENVRFNKGEKKNADELAQKYAALCDVFVMDAFGTAHRAEGSTHGVAKFAKVAAAGPLLAAELDALGKALKAPAKPMAAIVAGSKVSTKLDVLNSLSQICDLLIVGGGIANTFLAAAGHPVGKSLYEPDLIDTAKSIAAKVNVPLPVDVVAAKEFAESAAATVKLVADVAEDDMILDIGPQTAANFAELLKSSNTILWNGPVGVFEFDQFGNGTKVLAQAIAQSAAFSIAGGGDTLAAIDKYGVAEQISYISTGGGAFLEFVEGKVLPAVEMLEQRAKA; encoded by the coding sequence ATGACCGTGTTGAAGATGACCGACCTCGATCTGCAAGGTAAGCGCGTACTGATCCGCGAAGACCTCAACGTGCCTGTGAAGGACGGTGTGGTTGCCAGCGATGCGCGCATCCTCGCTTCGCTGCCGACCATCAAGCTGGCCCTGGAAAAGGGCGCGGCCGTGATGGTCTGCTCGCACCTGGGCCGCCCAAGCGAAGGCGAATTCTCTGCCGAGAACAGCCTCAAGCCGGTCGCCGAGTACCTGAGCAAGGCCCTGGGCCGCGACGTACCGCTGGTTGCCGACTACCTCGAGGGTGTCGAAATCAAGGCCGGTGACATCGTCCTGTTCGAGAACGTGCGCTTCAACAAGGGCGAAAAGAAGAACGCCGACGAGCTGGCGCAGAAGTACGCCGCCCTGTGCGACGTGTTCGTGATGGACGCTTTCGGTACCGCTCACCGCGCCGAAGGCTCGACACACGGCGTGGCCAAGTTCGCCAAGGTCGCGGCTGCTGGCCCGCTGCTGGCTGCCGAGCTGGATGCCCTGGGCAAGGCCCTGAAAGCCCCGGCCAAGCCGATGGCGGCCATTGTTGCCGGCTCCAAGGTCTCGACCAAGCTGGACGTGCTCAACAGCCTGAGCCAGATCTGCGACCTGCTGATCGTTGGCGGCGGCATCGCCAACACCTTCCTGGCTGCGGCCGGTCATCCCGTCGGCAAGTCGCTGTACGAGCCTGACCTGATCGACACCGCCAAGTCCATCGCCGCCAAGGTCAACGTACCGCTGCCGGTCGACGTGGTGGCTGCCAAGGAATTTGCCGAAAGCGCCGCAGCGACCGTCAAGCTGGTTGCCGACGTTGCCGAAGACGACATGATCCTCGACATCGGCCCGCAAACCGCGGCCAACTTCGCCGAGCTGCTGAAGTCGTCGAATACTATCCTGTGGAACGGCCCGGTCGGCGTGTTCGAATTCGACCAGTTCGGTAACGGCACCAAGGTTCTGGCCCAGGCCATCGCCCAGAGCGCTGCGTTCTCCATCGCCGGTGGTGGCGACACCCTGGCGGCCATCGACAAATATGGCGTTGCCGAGCAAATCTCCTACATTTCTACCGGTGGCGGTGCATTCCTCGAGTTCGTCGAAGGTAAAGTGCTGCCGGCCGTTGAAATGCTGGAACAGCGGGCCAAGGCCTGA
- the fba gene encoding class II fructose-bisphosphate aldolase (catalyzes the reversible aldol condensation of dihydroxyacetonephosphate and glyceraldehyde 3-phosphate in the Calvin cycle, glycolysis, and/or gluconeogenesis): MALISMRQMLDHAAEFGYGVPAFNVNNLEQMRAIMEAADKTDSPVIVQASAGARKYAGAPFLRHLILAAIEEFPHIPVCMHQDHGTSPDVCQRSIQLGFSSVMMDGSLGEDGKTPTDYEYNVRVTQQTVAMAHACGVSVEGELGCLGSLETGMAGEEDGIGAEGVLDHSQMLTDPEEAADFVKKTQVDALAIAIGTSHGAYKFTKPPTGDVLAIDRIKEIHKRIPNTHLVMHGSSSVPQGWLAIINQYGGDIKETYGVPVEEIVEGIKYGVRKVNIDTDLRLASTGAMRRLMATNPSEFDPRKFFGETVKAMRDVCIARYEAFGTAGNASKIKPISLEAMFQRYAKGELAAKVN; this comes from the coding sequence ATGGCACTCATTAGCATGCGCCAGATGCTGGACCACGCCGCTGAATTCGGCTACGGCGTTCCAGCTTTCAACGTCAACAACCTTGAGCAGATGCGCGCCATCATGGAAGCCGCTGACAAGACCGACTCCCCGGTGATTGTCCAGGCCTCGGCCGGTGCCCGCAAATACGCTGGCGCGCCGTTCCTGCGCCACCTGATCCTGGCTGCCATCGAAGAATTCCCGCACATCCCGGTGTGCATGCACCAGGACCACGGGACCAGCCCTGATGTCTGCCAGCGCTCGATCCAGCTGGGCTTCAGTTCGGTAATGATGGACGGCTCGCTGGGCGAAGACGGCAAGACCCCGACCGACTACGAGTACAACGTGCGCGTTACTCAACAAACCGTTGCCATGGCTCACGCCTGCGGCGTTTCGGTTGAAGGCGAGCTGGGTTGCCTGGGTTCGCTGGAAACCGGCATGGCCGGTGAAGAAGACGGTATCGGCGCCGAAGGCGTGCTGGATCACAGCCAGATGCTGACCGATCCGGAAGAAGCCGCCGACTTCGTCAAGAAGACCCAGGTCGACGCCCTGGCCATCGCCATCGGTACCAGCCACGGTGCCTACAAGTTCACCAAGCCGCCTACCGGTGACGTGCTGGCGATCGACCGCATCAAGGAAATCCACAAGCGCATCCCCAACACCCACCTGGTGATGCATGGTTCGTCCTCGGTACCGCAAGGGTGGCTGGCGATCATCAACCAGTACGGCGGCGACATCAAAGAAACCTACGGCGTGCCGGTTGAAGAAATCGTTGAAGGCATCAAGTACGGCGTGCGCAAGGTCAACATCGATACCGACCTGCGCCTGGCGTCCACCGGTGCCATGCGTCGCCTGATGGCCACCAACCCGAGCGAATTCGACCCACGCAAGTTCTTCGGCGAAACCGTCAAGGCCATGCGCGACGTCTGCATCGCCCGTTACGAAGCTTTCGGCACCGCTGGCAACGCCTCGAAGATCAAACCGATCTCCCTGGAAGCGATGTTCCAGCGCTACGCCAAGGGTGAGCTGGCCGCCAAGGTCAACTAA
- the metK gene encoding methionine adenosyltransferase gives MSEYSLFTSESVSEGHPDKIADQISDAVLDAIITQDKFARVACETLVKTGVAIIAGEVTTSAWVDLEDIVRKVIVDIGYNSSDVGFDGATCAVMNIIGKQSVDIAQGVDRSKPEDQGAGDQGLMFGYASNETDVLMPAPICFSHRLVERQAEARKSGLLPWLRPDAKSQVTCRYEGGKVVGIDAVVLSTQHNPEVSQKDLQEAVMELIVKHTLPAELLHKDTQFHINPTGQFIIGGPVGDCGLTGRKIIVDSYGGMARHGGGAFSGKDPSKVDRSAAYAGRYVAKNIVAAGLAERCEIQVSYAIGVAQPTSISLNTFGTGKISDDKIVQLVRECFDLRPYAITTMLDLLHPMYQETAAYGHFGRIPQQKTVGDDTFTTFTWERTDRVDALRAAAGL, from the coding sequence ATGAGCGAATACTCCCTTTTCACCTCCGAGTCCGTGTCTGAAGGGCATCCGGACAAAATCGCCGACCAGATTTCGGATGCGGTGCTGGACGCCATCATCACCCAGGACAAATTCGCCCGCGTAGCCTGCGAAACCCTGGTGAAAACCGGCGTAGCAATCATCGCTGGCGAAGTCACCACCTCGGCCTGGGTCGATCTGGAAGACATCGTTCGTAAAGTCATCGTCGATATCGGCTACAACAGCTCCGACGTCGGCTTCGACGGTGCGACCTGCGCAGTCATGAACATCATCGGCAAGCAGTCGGTCGACATTGCCCAGGGCGTTGACCGCAGCAAGCCTGAAGACCAGGGCGCCGGCGACCAGGGCCTGATGTTCGGCTACGCCAGCAACGAAACCGACGTGCTGATGCCAGCACCGATCTGCTTCTCGCACCGTCTGGTCGAGCGCCAGGCCGAAGCGCGCAAGTCCGGCCTGCTGCCGTGGCTGCGCCCGGATGCCAAGTCACAGGTTACCTGCCGTTACGAAGGCGGCAAGGTCGTCGGTATCGACGCCGTGGTGCTGTCAACCCAGCACAATCCTGAAGTGTCGCAAAAAGACCTGCAGGAAGCGGTGATGGAGTTGATCGTCAAGCACACCCTGCCGGCAGAACTGCTGCACAAGGACACCCAGTTCCACATCAACCCGACCGGCCAGTTCATCATCGGCGGCCCGGTAGGCGACTGTGGCCTGACCGGTCGCAAGATCATCGTCGACAGCTACGGCGGCATGGCCCGTCACGGCGGTGGTGCGTTCTCCGGCAAGGACCCGTCCAAGGTTGACCGTTCCGCTGCCTACGCCGGTCGTTATGTCGCCAAGAACATCGTCGCCGCCGGCCTGGCCGAGCGTTGCGAGATCCAGGTTTCCTACGCCATCGGTGTTGCGCAGCCGACTTCGATCTCGTTGAACACCTTCGGCACCGGCAAGATCTCCGACGACAAGATCGTCCAGCTGGTGCGCGAGTGCTTCGACCTGCGTCCGTACGCGATCACCACCATGCTCGACCTGCTGCACCCGATGTACCAGGAAACCGCTGCCTACGGTCACTTCGGCCGCATCCCGCAGCAGAAGACTGTCGGCGACGACACCTTCACCACCTTCACCTGGGAACGCACCGACCGCGTCGACGCCTTGCGCGCCGCTGCCGGTTTGTAA
- the tkt gene encoding transketolase, whose protein sequence is MPSRRERANAIRALSMDAVQKANSGHPGAPMGMADIAEVLWRDYLKHNPTNPNFADRDRFVLSNGHGSMLIYSLLHLTGYDLSIDDLKGFRQLHSRTPGHPELGYTPGVETTTGPLGQGLANAVGFALAEKVLAGQFNREGHNVVDHHTYVFLGDGCMMEGISHEVASLAGTLGLGKLIAFYDDNGISIDGEVEGWFTDDTPKRFEAYGWQVIRNVDGHDADEIRTAIDTARKSEQPTLICCKTIIGFGSPNKQGKEDCHGAPLGNDEIALARKALNWNHGPFEIPADIYAEWDAKEAGKAVEAEWDQRFAAYSAAHPELANELVRRLSGDLPADFAEKAAAYIAEVAAKGETIASRKASQNALNAFGPLLPELLGGSADLAGSNLTLWKGCKGVSAEDASGNYMFYGVREFGMTAIMNGVALHGGLVPYGATFLMFMEYARNAVRMSALMKQRVIHVYTHDSIGLGEDGPTHQPIEQLTSLRSTPNLDTWRPADAVESAVSWKFALERKDGPSALIFSRQNLQHQERDAEQIANISRGGYVLKDCAGEPELILIATGSEVGLAVQAFDKLTEQGRKVRVVSMPSTSVFDAQDAGYKQSVLPLQVGARIAIEAAHADFWYKYVGLEGRVIGMTTYGESAPASALFEEFGFTLENILGTAEELLED, encoded by the coding sequence ATGCCCAGCCGTCGTGAGCGTGCCAACGCCATTCGTGCCCTCAGCATGGATGCCGTGCAAAAGGCCAACAGCGGCCACCCCGGTGCCCCTATGGGCATGGCGGATATCGCCGAGGTTCTGTGGCGTGACTACCTGAAGCACAACCCGACCAACCCGAACTTCGCTGACCGTGACCGCTTTGTGCTGTCCAACGGCCACGGTTCGATGCTGATCTACTCGCTGCTGCACCTCACAGGTTACGACCTGTCGATCGACGACCTGAAGGGCTTCCGTCAACTGCACAGCCGTACCCCGGGCCACCCGGAGCTCGGTTACACCCCGGGCGTCGAGACCACCACTGGCCCATTGGGTCAGGGCCTGGCCAATGCCGTCGGTTTCGCCCTGGCGGAAAAAGTCCTGGCTGGCCAGTTCAACCGCGAAGGTCACAACGTCGTCGATCACCACACCTATGTGTTCCTGGGTGATGGTTGCATGATGGAAGGCATTTCCCACGAAGTCGCTTCCCTGGCCGGTACCCTGGGCCTGGGCAAGCTGATCGCCTTCTACGATGACAACGGCATCTCCATCGACGGTGAAGTCGAAGGGTGGTTCACCGATGACACGCCAAAGCGTTTCGAAGCCTACGGTTGGCAGGTGATCCGCAATGTCGACGGCCATGACGCCGACGAGATCCGCACCGCCATCGATACCGCACGCAAGAGCGAGCAGCCGACCCTGATCTGCTGCAAGACCATCATCGGTTTCGGCTCGCCGAACAAGCAGGGCAAGGAAGATTGCCACGGTGCTCCGCTGGGCAACGACGAAATCGCCCTGGCGCGCAAAGCGCTGAACTGGAACCACGGTCCATTCGAAATCCCGGCCGATATCTATGCCGAGTGGGATGCCAAGGAAGCCGGTAAAGCCGTTGAAGCCGAATGGGACCAGCGTTTTGCTGCCTACTCCGCGGCTCACCCGGAGCTGGCCAATGAGCTGGTGCGTCGCCTGAGCGGTGACCTGCCGGCTGATTTCGCCGAAAAAGCAGCGGCCTACATTGCTGAAGTCGCGGCCAAGGGCGAGACCATCGCCAGCCGTAAAGCCAGCCAGAACGCCCTGAACGCCTTCGGCCCGCTGCTGCCTGAACTGCTGGGCGGCTCGGCTGACCTTGCCGGCTCCAACCTGACCCTGTGGAAAGGCTGCAAAGGCGTCAGCGCTGAAGACGCCAGCGGCAACTACATGTTCTACGGCGTGCGCGAGTTCGGCATGACCGCGATCATGAACGGCGTTGCCCTGCACGGCGGCCTGGTGCCTTACGGCGCGACCTTCCTGATGTTCATGGAATACGCCCGCAACGCGGTGCGCATGTCGGCGCTGATGAAGCAGCGGGTCATCCACGTTTACACCCACGACTCCATCGGTCTGGGCGAAGACGGCCCGACCCACCAGCCGATCGAACAGCTGACCAGCCTGCGCAGCACCCCGAACCTGGACACCTGGCGCCCAGCCGATGCCGTCGAATCGGCGGTCTCCTGGAAGTTCGCCCTGGAGCGTAAAGACGGCCCATCGGCGCTGATCTTCTCGCGCCAGAACTTGCAGCACCAGGAGCGTGATGCCGAGCAGATCGCCAACATCAGTCGCGGTGGCTACGTCCTCAAAGACTGCGCCGGCGAGCCTGAGCTGATCCTGATCGCTACCGGTTCGGAAGTCGGCCTGGCGGTTCAGGCCTTCGACAAGCTGACCGAGCAAGGCCGCAAGGTCCGCGTCGTGTCGATGCCATCGACCAGCGTCTTCGACGCCCAGGATGCTGGCTACAAGCAGTCGGTGCTGCCGCTGCAAGTCGGCGCGCGTATCGCCATCGAAGCGGCTCATGCCGACTTCTGGTACAAGTACGTCGGCCTCGAAGGCCGCGTCATCGGCATGACCACCTACGGCGAGTCGGCACCTGCGTCGGCCCTGTTCGAAGAGTTCGGTTTCACCCTGGAAAACATCCTGGGTACTGCTGAAGAGCTGCTGGAAGACTGA